A genomic segment from Leptolyngbya boryana PCC 6306 encodes:
- a CDS encoding type II toxin-antitoxin system VapC family toxin, with translation MNKSLLDADIFSEILRAKNPAVIARANAYFARFECYTISAMTVMEIVQGWHRLQRDDRISQFLDTIDTAEVLPMTIEVAELAGRMFGDLQRNGQPIGVADTVIAATAIENNLVLVTGNQAHYQRIQALNYDLIIDNWR, from the coding sequence TTGAATAAATCCCTTCTCGATGCAGATATCTTCTCAGAAATCCTCCGCGCAAAAAATCCGGCAGTTATCGCGCGCGCGAATGCTTACTTTGCTAGATTTGAGTGCTATACAATCTCTGCTATGACAGTAATGGAAATTGTTCAAGGATGGCATCGTCTTCAACGAGACGATCGCATTTCTCAGTTCCTTGATACAATTGATACCGCAGAAGTTTTACCGATGACAATTGAAGTTGCTGAATTAGCAGGACGCATGTTCGGTGATTTGCAGCGGAATGGGCAACCGATTGGAGTTGCTGATACGGTAATTGCGGCGACTGCGATTGAGAACAATCTTGTTCTAGTGACAGGTAATCAAGCGCATTATCAGAGAATTCAAGCCTTGAACTATGACCTGATTATCGATAACTGGAGATAA
- a CDS encoding ArnT family glycosyltransferase, which translates to MQVLETVIDAIANRNRLEIELIFQLFWILFFVGLIPSWIVFRYFNRIARWMALILAIVILLNYIGLVIFYPTWADYADPAEANVAAVSWLLRRGEQIYPTLDAAGRYINNYGAFSYIIQAAFLSVFQPSIFSSKLAGSLAGLSSLTLIFLLIKHQLNRWFAIVGTAIASLCFLNQTSASGLLTSSFWVRPDSFLLFFSVLGLFLVVRGGKAIAIFGSAIALGVSTNLKVTAFLHFIPIYVLLLERFGIVSVLISAASSLLISAVPYLLPQISLTNYWKWLQQVRLKGIKSEQIPKNLLWTAFMAIPSMIALLLNCNRRWFSKRWLYGLTLLAGIVLNAVISSTRGALENNMLPFVPLLIYLPIDLFRLRASRPKLISVLGISAAIAFIAASSLAVYSTEVKFVERMNTAPGHRAISDLDRFIAAHPNRTIGMGYGAVSYQLSSYRPPLVFAGNPYLLDSASLMEMQASGLNNTPEKTLQALKTCQTQIWLIPKENLPFQVYSYYPPLQKLFSDRFRKIFAETYDRRESTEFYDAWICKK; encoded by the coding sequence ATGCAAGTTTTAGAGACGGTGATAGATGCGATTGCGAATCGCAACAGATTAGAAATAGAACTGATTTTTCAACTGTTTTGGATTTTATTTTTTGTGGGTTTGATTCCATCATGGATTGTATTTCGATATTTCAATCGGATCGCTCGATGGATGGCGCTAATTTTAGCGATCGTCATTCTGCTCAACTACATTGGGCTGGTGATTTTCTATCCAACTTGGGCAGATTACGCGGATCCGGCTGAGGCAAATGTCGCGGCTGTATCTTGGTTATTGCGACGAGGAGAACAGATTTATCCAACGTTGGATGCAGCCGGAAGATATATCAATAACTATGGTGCTTTTTCTTATATTATCCAGGCTGCTTTTCTCAGTGTTTTTCAGCCGAGTATTTTCTCGTCAAAATTGGCAGGAAGTCTGGCAGGTCTTTCAAGTTTAACGTTGATTTTTTTATTAATTAAGCATCAATTAAACCGATGGTTTGCGATCGTTGGAACTGCGATCGCAAGTCTTTGCTTTCTCAATCAAACTTCTGCGTCGGGATTGCTCACGTCTTCATTTTGGGTTCGCCCTGATTCTTTCCTGCTGTTTTTCTCAGTGTTGGGACTCTTTTTAGTCGTGCGAGGTGGAAAAGCGATCGCGATTTTTGGTAGTGCGATCGCGCTAGGAGTTAGTACGAATCTCAAAGTTACTGCTTTTCTGCATTTCATTCCCATCTATGTTTTATTGCTTGAGCGATTTGGGATAGTCTCAGTACTGATCTCGGCTGCTAGCTCACTTTTAATTTCAGCCGTGCCTTATCTCTTACCTCAAATCTCGCTCACGAACTATTGGAAGTGGTTACAACAGGTGCGGCTCAAAGGAATTAAATCTGAACAGATTCCCAAGAATCTCCTCTGGACAGCATTTATGGCGATTCCTAGCATGATCGCGCTTTTGTTGAACTGCAATCGAAGATGGTTCTCAAAGCGTTGGTTATACGGTTTAACTTTACTAGCTGGAATTGTGCTCAATGCTGTAATTAGCTCAACTCGTGGCGCATTAGAGAACAATATGCTGCCATTTGTACCGCTTTTGATTTACTTACCCATTGATCTATTTCGACTGAGAGCATCACGACCTAAACTGATTTCTGTGCTTGGAATCAGTGCCGCGATCGCGTTTATTGCTGCGAGTAGCTTAGCTGTATATTCAACCGAAGTGAAGTTTGTTGAGCGTATGAATACGGCTCCTGGACACCGAGCGATCTCGGATCTCGATCGCTTTATTGCAGCACATCCAAATCGTACAATCGGTATGGGATATGGGGCTGTGAGCTACCAGCTTTCGAGCTATCGTCCACCGCTCGTTTTTGCTGGCAATCCTTATCTACTAGATTCTGCTTCTTTGATGGAAATGCAAGCTTCTGGGTTGAATAACACTCCCGAAAAAACATTGCAGGCTTTGAAAACTTGCCAAACTCAGATCTGGTTAATTCCAAAAGAGAATCTGCCGTTTCAGGTTTATAGTTACTATCCGCCGCTTCAGAAACTATTTAGCGATCGCTTTAGAAAAATCTTTGCTGAGACTTACGATCGACGAGAATCTACCGAGTTTTACGATGCTTGGATTTGTAAGAAATAA
- a CDS encoding helicase HerA domain-containing protein, translating into MDLEKPLGSVIQGSLSQGLEVRLHPDVSVEEMRVGKFLVVQGTRSRFFCMLTDVSLGTSSQRIIANPPEPTNLFLQEVLAGSGTYGTIELSPMLMFTPTEKPVAKKKSSKLASYEASSSEAIELLPVKTIPSHFSQVFDASERDFRAVFGWEDDPHRRNFAIGEPIDMEVPICLDLDRFVERSNGVFGKSGTGKSFLTRLLLAGIVRKQAAVNLIFDMHSEYGWEATREGKQFSTVKGLRQLFPGQVQIFTLDPDSTKRRGVRDAQELYVSYDQIDVEDLMLVRGELNLSEAALENAIILRNEFGKAWINRLLTMSNGEIQEFCETKMGSKSSIMALQRKLNRLDELKYIRNSCPHNYVGQILECIDAGKHVVVEFGSQSNLLSYMLATNIIARRIHHAYVRKAEQFLQTKDINDRPQQLVITIEEAHRFLDPATVGQTIFGTIAREMRKYFVTLLVVDQRPSGIDNEVMSQIGTRITALLNDDKDIEAIFTGVSGGQSLRSVLAKLDSKQQALILGHAVPMPVVVRTRPYDENFYREIGDTAWEEMPDVEVFRAAEAAKADLGF; encoded by the coding sequence ATGGATTTAGAGAAACCATTAGGGTCAGTCATTCAAGGATCTCTGAGTCAAGGACTTGAAGTTCGGCTCCATCCCGATGTCTCGGTTGAAGAAATGAGGGTGGGCAAGTTCCTTGTTGTTCAGGGAACGCGATCGCGCTTTTTCTGCATGTTGACCGACGTTTCTCTGGGTACTTCTAGCCAGCGAATTATTGCCAATCCGCCAGAACCGACAAATTTATTTCTACAAGAAGTTCTGGCTGGAAGCGGAACCTATGGCACGATCGAGCTTTCTCCGATGTTGATGTTCACACCGACCGAGAAGCCCGTTGCAAAGAAAAAATCTTCTAAACTAGCCTCGTATGAAGCAAGTTCGAGTGAAGCGATCGAACTCTTACCCGTAAAAACGATTCCTAGTCACTTTAGCCAGGTTTTTGATGCGAGTGAACGAGATTTTCGAGCAGTCTTTGGTTGGGAAGATGATCCCCATCGGCGCAATTTCGCGATCGGAGAACCGATTGATATGGAGGTTCCGATTTGTTTAGATCTCGATCGCTTTGTCGAACGCAGTAACGGCGTATTCGGAAAATCAGGAACCGGAAAATCATTCCTGACGCGATTGCTGCTTGCGGGAATTGTCCGAAAGCAAGCGGCGGTAAATTTAATCTTCGATATGCACTCAGAGTACGGCTGGGAGGCAACAAGAGAAGGCAAGCAATTTAGCACCGTCAAAGGCTTGCGGCAGCTCTTTCCAGGACAAGTGCAAATCTTTACGCTCGATCCTGATTCGACAAAGCGAAGAGGCGTTCGGGATGCTCAAGAACTCTACGTCAGCTATGACCAAATTGACGTTGAAGATTTGATGCTCGTTCGAGGCGAGCTAAACCTCTCTGAAGCTGCACTCGAAAACGCAATTATTCTCAGAAATGAGTTTGGTAAAGCTTGGATCAATCGACTCTTAACCATGAGCAATGGCGAGATTCAGGAATTCTGCGAAACCAAGATGGGAAGTAAATCTTCGATTATGGCATTGCAGCGAAAACTCAATCGTCTGGATGAATTAAAGTACATTCGCAATAGTTGCCCACATAACTATGTCGGTCAAATTCTTGAATGTATTGATGCAGGAAAGCATGTTGTGGTTGAGTTTGGTTCTCAATCGAATTTACTCTCTTACATGCTGGCAACTAACATCATTGCCAGACGAATTCACCACGCTTATGTTCGCAAAGCTGAGCAATTTCTCCAAACCAAAGACATTAACGATCGACCTCAGCAGCTTGTAATTACGATCGAAGAAGCACACCGATTCCTCGATCCTGCAACCGTCGGACAAACGATTTTTGGCACGATCGCCCGTGAGATGCGAAAGTACTTTGTCACGTTGCTAGTGGTCGATCAGCGTCCATCTGGGATTGACAATGAAGTCATGTCGCAGATTGGCACTCGAATCACAGCATTGTTGAATGATGACAAAGATATTGAGGCAATTTTTACAGGCGTTTCTGGAGGGCAAAGTCTGCGATCGGTACTTGCCAAACTGGATTCCAAACAGCAAGCTCTAATCTTAGGTCACGCAGTTCCGATGCCTGTCGTCGTTCGGACTCGTCCTTATGATGAAAATTTCTACCGTGAGATTGGCGATACAGCTTGGGAAGAAATGCCCGATGTCGAAGTCTTTCGAGCGGCAGAAGCAGCAAAAGCAGATTTAGGATTTTAA
- a CDS encoding Lin0512 family protein: MTRKRFVIEMGMGIDQHGQDPTVAASRAVRNAIAHNALPGIWEVAGLSHPNEMIIEVQIAVPYPEQVREAEVLEVLPFGQKNLKVESGGMIVQGRAIEEFNDKNDDMYIAVASVTVWVDI, translated from the coding sequence ATGACACGGAAACGATTTGTAATTGAAATGGGAATGGGAATCGATCAGCATGGGCAAGATCCAACTGTTGCAGCTTCTAGAGCCGTAAGAAATGCGATCGCTCATAACGCCCTCCCCGGAATCTGGGAAGTCGCCGGACTAAGCCATCCCAACGAAATGATCATCGAAGTTCAAATCGCAGTTCCCTATCCCGAACAAGTACGCGAAGCCGAAGTTCTAGAAGTGCTTCCATTCGGGCAAAAAAATTTGAAAGTCGAATCCGGTGGAATGATTGTGCAAGGCAGAGCGATCGAGGAATTTAACGATAAAAATGATGACATGTACATCGCTGTTGCCTCAGTCACCGTCTGGGTCGATATCTAG